The sequence TTATGATCCTAACTTACGGTGGGCTCAGTATAACATTAAAGTGATTCAATTCAAGAATGAATTTAAGAGGCAAATAATTAACTTTCATGGAGCTCTCATTCCAGTTTTAATTCATaaacataaaatgcatgttAAAAAAGTTATTCATaatcaattttagttttaaagACTGTCAACTgaaaatataatcattttttttttacttgccGCACAGTGTACACTATATATTAAAACTTCTTGGATTGGCATAGTAAtctcaaagtttttttttctttttttttttttttttttttgggggggggggggatgTTTCCTATCCTGGTGGAATGGGAATTAAACATCTGGCGAATTTGGTTAATGGAGAGGCTATATTTTTTTCAACGGGCATTTATTGAGTCCGCAGCTTTGCATACCTAGAGTTGATGCTATTCTGAACTGCTAAACATAGTCGCATTCCATATTCTAAATTTTTAGCTGCACCGATCCTTTTATCATGCTCGATTTGCAGTTCCAACTCTTTTTtaacttaattattaatttgactTTTGTCGGTAGTGCgggttaattttattaaatctcgCATTTTTTGTCGATATTATTATGTAATTATGGTTCATGGCCTTGGCATATGCAACCGTAACTGATCACATTCTTAAGCTTCAAAGGTATGAAGTAAAATATTTGGTTCTCAcccataaattttttataaatatattaaggCAGCCGGTTTATTAGCAAATTTGGAATACTTATCTTATCATATGATTTGTGCAGACTGCTTTGTCCATACTGATTTTGTACGACTCTTTACAGGTATCAATCAACTTTATTTGGCTCTTATCAGACCGTGGAATTAATAGAGACCTTTATGAATTACCAGGTAAACGATCTGTTTTCCCTGATGTAATCTCTTGCTTTGCGCTAGTTGGTGTAATAATTCGAATGTAACAAGAAACTATGAGGATTGTGGCTGCTATGTTGGTAACTTTAGTTCTGGCTCATGGAAATATTTTTTCTCCTTGTTATTTTCATCCCTATGAGAATTCTGTTATCTTAATTTGGAAAAGTAGAAGGATCATGTATTGTTTGCGAGTACTAAAAACATATTCAGAGGCTTCAACggcattttaaattcaaaatttttgcaTATTATATATGTTGTGGTTTATACAAACATTGATTTCTCTCGAGGTTTTTCGAAAGAATATCTGACCTATTTCATTTTGTACTTGGGTCTAGATGATTGGTAATTGGGCATCTGTCATTGAAATTGAAGCTTGATCATTCTTGTGCTatcttgcttttttttttatgcatttttgTTGTTTTCTGCTGTATACAATAACTAGTACAGATGGTACATCGTGGGACCTGCAAGTTGGCTCGAAGCCTCATCATAAGTTCTGATCAACCCATGATGAGTCATTTTGTAGAAAAGCATAGGCTGGGCCCAAATAATTCAGACTTTAGAGGAGAGTATTGTTATGGGCTCGAATGTGTTGGGCCTAGAATTACTTGGACTAGGGGCAAAATATTGAAAGCGGTAAAAAGCAATATAAACAACACTAGAATTGGTTAGTGGACATTCACTTTCATTAATCAGTTTTTGGGCTAGCATTTACCGGGGCAAGGAGAGGGGAGTGTCTTCTTCTTGTTAAAGGTATTATCCCCTGGGCCTGGCTGAGTTTATTTTCTCAGATTAGTGTTCATTGGATCTGAGATGTTTTCGTCTTTGTTCTGTGATTAAACATAGTAATTCTGCTCGTGTTGATTTAGTGGAAGTTAGTATGTATCATACTAATGTTTTGTTGTTACAGGATAACATAAGGAGATGTGTCTGTATTATTTATGATCCATCAAGATCTAACCAAGGTGTCCTGGCATTGAAGGCCTTAAAGCTTTCTGATTCATTCATGGAGCTGTATCGCAGTAATAACTTTACAGGAGAGAAGTATGATCTGCAttaatttgtttctttttttaaattttttgctaGTCTTGAATCTTGAACTAGCATAATTATGCAGGATCGCAAAATATTTCCTGTAATAAACTTTTGTTCCCCAGGTTGAGGGAGAAGAATCTTTCATGGGTGGATATCTTTGAGGAGATCCCTGTAAGCTGATACTCGGTTATTCTATTGCACAGTTTCCCATTTAATAACTTTAGTGTTGAAGAGCTCTATTgctacataattatttttttgttatcttGCTGCTGGCCTTGTATTTTATAATGCATCCTTCCATGCTTCAGATGAAATATATGGTTACATACTCACAGACTAACATAGATTGTAATTTACGCTTGTTCTTtgacataatttttaaatgttgataaaaaaaactcatgGCATTTATCATGAAGTAATAAATGatgaatttattaataaattttgaaataactgGATACTTAGAGTGCAGTTTATTTTCTTCGAGGTGAATTGAGGCTATAAAAGTTTTAGTTATTTGAATAgttgaaaatgaaatttgagATATCGACTTACATAATTAATACACTCTAACTGGATTGTTTGGTAGAATTTCCTTTATGAGGTTCAATGGTCTGCCTTAACGAGCATACAATGGGTTTTGTTACTGGCATTTGTTTGATTTAACTCCTGGATGATACGTAACACACAGACACAAATTGAGCACCTGGATATCACAGTTGTATTTTCAATGTATTGTAGTGTCATTTTGAAACTGGCAAAATATTAGAATATTTGGTAAAAATGCAAAAAATACAGTCTTTGAGTTCTCATAAGTTCTTGACTGTTTGCAAGATACGACTTACTGAAGatttgattgaatttttttgtacTTGTCAGATTAAGGTTTCAAATTCTGCTCTCATCAATGCTTTTATGACCGAACTGGAAGCTGATACTCCTGTCACGCGAGTAATGATCaatcataattttattgaaAGTTCCTTTTTATTGATTTGGAGAGCGAGTTAAATTGATTTGTTACTTTGTGGTAGTGTGACTATGAAAGGTTTCAATTGTCAACCAATCCTCTTTTAGAGAGAAACGTAGAGTTTCTGATCGAGTGCATGGATGATTTGTCATTGGAACAACAAAAGGTCTGACTTTTTCTTTCCCGTTAGAATACTACGAATTTGCTGGTGACACAATGCAATCTTTTGTTTCTCAGTTTCAATATTATTATCGCAATCTCTCTCGTCAACAAGCCCAACAGCAAGCGTGGCTTCAAAAAAGAAGGTAAATTTTTGCAAATTACTAGCTGTCTCCAGTTTCGCATGGTGCAGATTTCTTCTTTATTCTATACTTACTGATGAACTATTTTGCTTCATTGCTGTCTTGTCCCGCAGGGCTGAAAACATGTCTCGAAAAAATGCTGGGGAAGAGCCATTACCTGAAGAGGATCCTTCAAACCCCATCTTTAAGCCTATTCCTGAGCCATCGAGATTGGATAGTTTTCTCATAACAAATCAAATTGCCAACTATTGCAACCAAATTAATGGGTATGTTGTCCACATATTAAAACAGCTTGTTCTCTGTTCTACCTGTGACCTATAATTTTCTTTCGTATTTGTGAGCAGCTGCTATCTTCACCATTTCTTTGTTGTGTATACCTGCTAAGCACATGTTCTTGATATTTTGTCTTCTGCAACACGTTTTGAATTTATGCCAGTTCTTTCTAGCTTTGAACTTTTGCAACCTTTGAATTTATGCCATTTTCAACAAGAGTAAGATATTCTTGAATTGCTATTTCTGAGGTTCTGTTTAATGGTTAATTTGAATGCAGGGTGGCCGGACAAAGCTTCAGTCGACTGTATCTGACGAAGGCTCTTCATGAGAACTAAGGCAAGGCCAGCCCGCAGCAGAAGTAACGGAAGTCTGGCTATGGCCATTGATGGGTTCTCGCAGTATTCGTTTTTGTATGATAGCCATTTTGGCTTATTTTAGTGTCATCCAATTACAGTTCCGCGATGAGATTCAGTGAATTTTGAAGAgtagattttgtatttaatttaaacaatcTTTTGATTTAGAACTtcgcatgtgattttatatacTCAATTCGGGGGCATGGAGTTGCATAGACTGGAAGATCAAAATCGTAGTTAGATCCCGACAATATACAGATATAGAAAACTGGACGACGGCCGGTagaatttcaactttttttaaaagcaaCATTAGTTTGGCTTTCTTAtcttttctattcttttttttttataaattttaaaaatcgtcTTTTTTACCTTTCTTCTTCCGGTCTATGGGCATGTAAAGAACACGAAAAAAGCTGTTTTTTTCTACATgatattttttccttttggttgcaatattttggtaattTGGTGAGGGGTCGCAATAATTTAAAAAGCTAATGACAGTGATCGGAATATCGGATGACTCCACAGAGGCCCGAGTGGTTTAATTGCCCACTTGCGGAATTAACTGTCTTAAGTCCTTTGGATGCCAAGTGCCGGGCTCGGACAAAAATGACTTTTAAAAACTAGTTTGTCACTGTTGTGAAAATCCAAACTTGTTGTGAGCCCCCATGGAATAATCTAAATCCACATGCTATATATGGATCATTGAGCTTGGAACACGTCCACTCTCAACACTTCTATAGCTTAAAGAGACGATCTTTTTTAGGTTGTGTTTAGATGtaaaagtttgatttagatCGAGGTAGGATTGGTTCAAGGAATCCCTTCACtgcttctcctaccttcattgTTACATTCAAATCTTGGAAAATTTCCAGAGCCAAATTAACACTATTATATTAAACATTAAAATCTTACACattccagattcttgacaattaaCACACTTCAGTGGACAGAATGCTAAACAAAAACGAGTCTAGAATGTTACCTTTAAAAtacatatacttcctcaacaaACCTTCCTTTGTGAATCCAGCTTTTTCCAACATTCTTTGTGAAGCCTTGTTCTCGACTTTTACAAGAGCCTGCAGCCTTACGATCTCAGGAAAGTCCTTCAACACCTGTGGAATGGCCATCTTCACAGCAATCGTTGCGATCCCTTGTCCCCAATACTTGAATCCTATGGCATATCCGATGTCCCCTCGACACCTCTGGTCCTGTGATCCCGGCCACATCGACACGAACCCGATCGAGCGGTTGTCGATGCATATGCATCGACGCCAAGGGTGGGGGATACACACTTGTTGGATGAAACTTATGGCCTTTTCTTTTGATGTCAAAGTGTCCCATGTTAAGTTTCTTGTTACTCGATCATCGCCAGCCCATGACAGCAAGTCGTCGGCATCGTCGGGCGTGAAGGGGCGTAGTGTTATTCGCTATGGATCCATTTCGATCGGTTGTGCGTATTTTGGCAGAAGTGCCCAGAGTTCGCCTTttcttgaatttaaaaaaaaaaatcattttggctttgtttgttttgattttttaaaatggaGTGTCTGGTAAGATGGTCAAACGGTTTTTATCGATGAGTTtattttgttcatatttacaataaaaaattatttttttgacataaacaatattattttttcgtGAGTAACCAGTTAGAAAATATGTGTAACAAAATTGATCAGTAAAAACATCTTACAaaagtttttatgttttttNACACTcaagttcaaattattttgttcgacaATTTGCGAACTTTTGcaagctataatattttattaatataacataattatgtatatatattttaggCTTTCGAGTGTTTATTTCTTAGCAATAGTTCAAATAGAGCTGAACTCGAACTCTAATTCGagtcaaattaaatttttaattttttttttttgaaaaaaaccaTTCTAGCTTCAAATCGATATCAAATATGTCTAATTCGAGACAAACCCATCCCACAAGATCAGATATAAAAGCAGATGCTTTAGTTAAGATATGAGCAGTCTGATTCGCTAATCTATTCACTAAACCAACTCACAATTCGCTAACTCCGAAGCTATGATTTTGCAATTATTTATGATCAATCATAGACTAGATAAATCTGAGTCATGATTATTCACATATGatcgaatatttcaaaatttcttttACTCATAATCAAAATATGTGTGAGGCCCAATAACTATAGGCCCAGCCCAtttctcattttatttattaaactcaTTTGATAGATGAATCAGATCGCTCAAATCCAGAAGCTTTTCCCCAGCCTTGCCCGTCGCCTTTCTCCTTCTTCTGCAGCAAGCGTGCGACGCCCACAGCGGCCAGATTTTTATTGTAGCGGCGTAGCAATCTTCTTCCTCCAGTATATTAGAGACTTTCCTACCTTGAATCGGAAGTTATCGAGTTCGATCGGTTTGATTTCCAGCAGCTAGGCGCGTGGGCTTTGATCCGGTTTAGGTAAAGTTTTGTCTTCGATTATTGGTTGTTTTTGGTGAATTACTTTGTAGAAGTGAAGAATTAAGCTTTTCCCCTAATTTCCAGCTCGTTTTCAGATCGTGAACAGTGTTTCCGGCGAGCCATCTCCGCGAGATTACCGTTGTGCATTCTAGTTTCGTTTattgaggtattaagcttgaatTCAGATTGTATAAGGTTTATATAGGCTGCtcggaaatttaatttttaccgAGCCGATATAAAATGTTTTAGTCAGTTGGAATGCGTTATATTGAAGTATATAGtgaatttatattgtaggttttatcgttggacgagttcatCAGGAAGTCCTTAAGAAATTACCGTGGTATTATAAGTTTATaattgaggtacgctcaaacctatattattatgacgcttatattggcgtgtaagaatattcggtgaatgttgtttgctattacgtgccttgaatgtttattctgttGCATTCATGTATTAAATTGTATTggcataacatattgagccttgactcTTTTGACGacgatttatgttgattctgttgagatatatCGAGTCATCAGAGGGAtgagtgggttaggattagccacattcccagatgacagctagggacgagcgacttagctactcgcattcccgatgctacgtgcatggacgagcggcgatttgatgctgcattcctggcacgggtggccactgttactgttgatgatgctattcgtttggactccatttggtatccgttattccattgttaccattcatgcatcgcatatcattgcatttacttggtattattacatgtcttttatatacgtcgtgattttactggtttgtcgtactggggtccgacccctgttttctttttatgttgtggttgtttttgatgtcatagcaggtcattccagaggatttgacgcgtctggtggagcgtcagcgagttgtacccagtagtcagtcggtttgtgtcagagttcccagatatttatatatattatgctggtttgatacatttgccagggagatgccctgtgtagctgtatggtgatatttttatgttgtttgggattttaattgtGGTATGTCGTGTCTAGTCTTGGCCAGTGCGGCTTTAGGATGTTTGTGTGGTTGATTGTgaatttgatgttattttcgagtgtaatgttattgttgtgttttgaaatttttgggatgtcctacttacggggaggtcatgccgaaatttctgtaggcccaaatgaacgttttaaactcgttttcgctgtttacaccatTTAATACTTGTTGTTTGgcaattaaatattaattaagagcaCGGACCCTCACAATATGTGTGTGTCATCTTGTCAATGATTTATAAATCATCTTATACCAAAATCCCAAATGTAAAACAGTCTGGAATTTTGTCAATCTCTACGACTTTCTATGCCATGCAActatgcaaatactactgaagattaacattaatttattttgaaagtaaCAAAATTTGCAAGAATGAAATCTAGAATTGCAAATAAAAAGCTAGTGTCGATACAATTTCTACCaaagaaaattaagaaaaacaCAACAGATGAATATGTTCATGTTGGCTTCATATAGTCTCAGAAAGCTTCAATTCTGTGTGCTACTGGGGTCTGTATGACTTGCAGTATTTGCACCACTTCTGCCATTGAAGGCCTGCTTGAAGGTATTTGGGAAGTGCACACCAAGGCCAGTTTAAGTACCGGAAGAACCTCCTCTTCGGGATACTCTCCCATGCCCGGATCCACACAATCCAACACGTTTCCTTGTTCCAGCAAAACTCTAACATGATCACTCAATATCACGACGTTATCTTCTCCGTACTCGACCGGCCTCCTACCTGTCACCAGCTCAAGAATCAGCACACCGAAGCCATAAACGTCGCATTTTTCGTTGACCCTTAAGCTCTGGCATGCTAATTCTGGGGCCACATATCCCGGTGCACTCTGAAACCGGTTGCTCACAACATGCTTATCGAGCTTTGTTAGAAGCCTTGCAAGTCCGAAATCGgaaatttttgggttcagaTCCTCGTCTAGGAGAATGTTGCCAGGTTTTATGTTGTAGTGGATGATGGGGGGACGGAACGAATGGTGCAAATAGGCGAGTCCCTTCGCTGTTCCTAGCACTATCTTGAACCGGTGAGGCCATAGAAGTGGGACAAAAGATGACGTCTGCTTGTGTAATTTGCCCTGTAAGCTTCCTTCAGCTGCATAATCTGATACAAGAAGCTGCAAATGTGGAGTCCAGTAATATCCTCTCAATGAAATCAGATTCGGATGTCTTGCTTTTCCAAGAATTCTTACTTCTCTGTCGAATTCTTCTTGATACTGGAGTGTATTGCCTGTCACCAGTTTCTTGATTGCCACTACTGTTCCTTCACTCCCCAATGAAGCCCTGTACACCGTACCAAATACCCCATCACCAATTTCAGTGGCCTTGTTTAGTATCAGTTCAATACTAGTACTCAGCCAATCAGGAGTCGATTTTGAGTCGAAAAGAACGAGTTTTCCAGTTGCCAAGTTAGCCGATCTTGTGGAGCTTGAACACATGCTTTCTAAAGCATTCTCTATGTAAGAAATCTTCCTCCGAGCTGAAGCATTCAACAAGCTTATCACCATTACCCCGACTGCAATCAAAGCTGCAGCTGATATTGCCACCAAAGATGAAACACTGAGGAACCTGTGATGCCTAAAGTTTGTGGAATTGTTACTACTCGGGTGTTGGTGATCAGTTTTGTCTCGATCCCCTCCTAGATTGCCATAAGCATATGGATCAAGAACCAAAGGCTTTGGGACATTAAGCTTACATGGCCCGTTCAATAAAGGTGAGCAAATACCCAAATTACCCTGGATCGCGCTAACATCTAACGTTGGAAAAATGCCTCCAGAAGGCAGTCGACCCACAAGCCGATTGTAGGATACATTAGCAATCAAGAGATTTTCAAGCTTTCCAAGATCTTGAGGTATTTCTCCAGTCAATTCGTTGAACTCCAACTTCAGAATCTTGAGCTTGTTTAACATCGACATTGTTCTGGGAATTGGACCACTCAAATTGTTATGGGACAAGCTCCTGCAATACAATTTATGATCACATCACATagtgaaaaaattaaaaagagagAGTCAAAATCTTGCGTTATGATATAAACACCAAAACTTCTAAAGCTCACAGCAAGTAGAGTGAAGTGCAGTTGCCTATGTCTTCAGGAATTGGACCTGTCAATGAATTTCCATCAAGCTGTAGGATTGCCAAGCTCACAGAATCACATATATCACCCGGAATCGCTCCGATTAAGCCACTGTTTCTAAGATCCAACACAGTCAAATTCTGAAAATACCCGAGCTCTGGAGGCATTCTCGATTCCAGATGGTTCCAAGATAGATTCAAGTATCCTAGCTTGGCAGAAAGGCCAATTTCTGCTGGAATTTCTCCAGTGAGACTATTATCCGAGAGATCCAATATCTGAAGGGACTCAAAGATTTTACTCGAAGCAGAAGGAATCGGACCCGTAAGATCATTTCGTGAAAGATCCATTTCATCTAAGTTCATATCAAATAAGCCCTTGGGAATACTTCCATTGAAGCCATTTCTTCTCAACCTGATTACCGTTAAGCTTGAGTAATCTCCCATGGACTCTGGAATGGTTCCACTCAATTTGTTCTCAGAGAGACTCAgaaactttaaagatttcatGTCTCCCATTGACATTGGAAGAGATCCCATAAaaccatttcttgaaaaatcaaTGTATTCCAGGCTGCTCAGTTTACTGATCCATTGAGGGAAATCTCCTGTAAGCGAGTTATCGGATAAATTCAAATAACTAAGAGCTGTTAGCCTTTGAAAACTATCTGGAATCATTTCTGCAAAGAGATTACTGCTAAGGTCCAATGTATTTAGATGTGGGCACAGGCCAATATCAGCTGGCAAGGATCCTGAAAACTGATTTCCGTTTAAAAACACATGTTTCACGTTATGTAGAACAGCAATACCAACTGGTACTGATCCGGATAGAGCATTGTTTGAAAGATCCAACGTTCGAAGCCTTGTTAGCGACCAAATTCCCCCGGAAAATCTCGGGTTTCCAGAAAAACGATTGTTTGACAAGTTAAGGTGATTCAGAACAGCACATTTAGCAACAGAGCCTGGAATTTGTCCTTCAAGAAAATTTCGAGCTAAAGACAAAAACCGAAGAGTGGGACAGTTTTCAAACATGCTATCAGAAACAGGCCCTGATAAAGAATTCTGTGACAGATCAATGAACTGAATCGAACTCATGTTATCAAGAAACGAAGGGATTTTGCCTGAAAGATTATTGTTGCTGAGATTCAGCCTCTCAAGACTTGTAACAAGAGCCAACTCTGGATTTATACCACCCGAAATCTTGTTACTGGATAAAGAAAGTACCTTCAAGGAAAGCAACTTCTCCAGGCCCCTACCAAACTTCCCCGACAAATCCAGCCCATCGAGTGAAATCTCCGTC comes from Primulina huaijiensis isolate GDHJ02 chromosome 2, ASM1229523v2, whole genome shotgun sequence and encodes:
- the LOC140964376 gene encoding eukaryotic translation initiation factor 3 subunit H, yielding MANNAARSFLQVAATEEATPPLRVVQIEGLAILKIVKHCKEFSPALVTGQLLGLDVGSVLEVTNCFPFPIREEDEEIEAEGATYQLEMMRCLREVNVDNNTVGWYQSTLFGSYQTVELIETFMNYQDNIRRCVCIIYDPSRSNQGVLALKALKLSDSFMELYRSNNFTGEKLREKNLSWVDIFEEIPIKVSNSALINAFMTELEADTPVTRCDYERFQLSTNPLLERNVEFLIECMDDLSLEQQKFQYYYRNLSRQQAQQQAWLQKRRAENMSRKNAGEEPLPEEDPSNPIFKPIPEPSRLDSFLITNQIANYCNQINGVAGQSFSRLYLTKALHEN
- the LOC140964382 gene encoding probably inactive leucine-rich repeat receptor-like protein kinase At3g28040; the encoded protein is MKSFAVLMFATFLSAAFLRGCFSEETLQLNDDVLGLIVFKSALQDPGRNLESWNEDENSPCGWKFVKCNSKTGRVTEISLDGLDLSGKFGRGLEKLLSLKVLSLSSNKISGGINPELALVTSLERLNLSNNNLSGKIPSFLDNMSSIQFIDLSQNSLSGPVSDSMFENCPTLRFLSLARNFLEGQIPGSVAKCAVLNHLNLSNNRFSGNPRFSGGIWSLTRLRTLDLSNNALSGSVPVGIAVLHNVKHVFLNGNQFSGSLPADIGLCPHLNTLDLSSNLFAEMIPDSFQRLTALSYLNLSDNSLTGDFPQWISKLSSLEYIDFSRNGFMGSLPMSMGDMKSLKFLSLSENKLSGTIPESMGDYSSLTVIRLRRNGFNGSIPKGLFDMNLDEMDLSRNDLTGPIPSASSKIFESLQILDLSDNSLTGEIPAEIGLSAKLGYLNLSWNHLESRMPPELGYFQNLTVLDLRNSGLIGAIPGDICDSVSLAILQLDGNSLTGPIPEDIGNCTSLYLLSLSHNNLSGPIPRTMSMLNKLKILKLEFNELTGEIPQDLGKLENLLIANVSYNRLVGRLPSGGIFPTLDVSAIQGNLGICSPLLNGPCKLNVPKPLVLDPYAYGNLGGDRDKTDHQHPSSNNSTNFRHHRFLSVSSLVAISAAALIAVGVMVISLLNASARRKISYIENALESMCSSSTRSANLATGKLVLFDSKSTPDWLSTSIELILNKATEIGDGVFGTVYRASLGSEGTVVAIKKLVTGNTLQYQEEFDREVRILGKARHPNLISLRGYYWTPHLQLLVSDYAAEGSLQGKLHKQTSSFVPLLWPHRFKIVLGTAKGLAYLHHSFRPPIIHYNIKPGNILLDEDLNPKISDFGLARLLTKLDKHVVSNRFQSAPGYVAPELACQSLRVNEKCDVYGFGVLILELVTGRRPVEYGEDNVVILSDHVRVLLEQGNVLDCVDPGMGEYPEEEVLPVLKLALVCTSQIPSSRPSMAEVVQILQVIQTPVAHRIEAF